From Streptomyces fungicidicus, one genomic window encodes:
- a CDS encoding nuclear transport factor 2 family protein: MTQRVELATVRDRLAVDGLVTEYAVAVDDGDWEAYRGLFTPDGRADYRSAGGIEGDARAVAGWLAESLGDFPVRQHLLVNRRLRFGIWEQDAGDTAEVQADYVSPLARAGADGTSAVPEFVCGGRCVFAMLRTGDGWRLSGVVVREKWRRLPDRRSAHVIN; this comes from the coding sequence ATGACGCAGCGTGTGGAGCTCGCGACCGTGAGGGACCGGCTGGCCGTGGACGGGCTCGTCACCGAGTACGCGGTGGCCGTCGACGACGGGGACTGGGAGGCGTACCGGGGACTGTTCACCCCGGACGGGCGGGCGGACTACCGCTCGGCCGGTGGCATCGAGGGGGACGCCCGGGCGGTGGCCGGATGGCTCGCGGAGAGTCTCGGGGACTTCCCCGTGCGGCAGCATCTGCTCGTCAACCGGCGCCTCCGCTTCGGGATCTGGGAGCAGGACGCCGGCGACACCGCCGAGGTGCAGGCCGACTACGTGAGTCCGCTGGCCCGCGCGGGGGCGGACGGCACGTCCGCGGTGCCGGAGTTCGTGTGCGGCGGCAGGTGCGTGTTCGCGATGCTGCGCACCGGTGACGGCTGGCGGCTGAGCGGGGTGGTGGTACGGGAGAAGTGGCGCCGGCTTCCCGACCGGCGCTCGGCTCATGTGATCAACTGA
- the lnt gene encoding apolipoprotein N-acyltransferase: MKTLVHWLASPWRRSALAAVAGALPVLAFPAPSLWWFAYVALVPWLLLARTAPTGRRAAVDGWWGGFGFMLAMHHWLLPNLHVFTFVIAALLGALWAPWGWLVRRLLGGVPSRGRVLAALAVLPSGWLAAELVRSWQGLGGPWGVLGASQWQVAAALRLASVGGVWLLSFLVVALNVAVAVLVAVRRARVPAVAGLVAVAAVTSAAWVFAPRPDTGGRARIALVQPGIVAGADSADRRFDREEQLTRELAGQDVGLIVWGESSVGFDLGDRPDLARRLAALSRETGAEILVNVDARRSDRPGIYKSSVLVGPDGPTGDRYDKMRLVPFGEYVPARSLLGWATSVGKAAGEDRRRGSEQVVMDAGNGLRIGPMVCFESAFPDMSRHLAEDGADVLLAQSSTSTFQHSWAPGQHASLAALRAAETGRPMVHATLTGVSAVYGPGGEPVGPRLGTDASAARTYEVPLAHGTTLYVRLGDWSLYGALVILAAWGIAEAVNVRRNARGRLVPPARTAHGSPARPGH, translated from the coding sequence ATGAAGACGCTCGTCCACTGGCTCGCCTCCCCGTGGCGGCGCTCGGCCCTCGCCGCGGTCGCGGGCGCCCTGCCCGTCCTGGCCTTCCCCGCCCCCTCGCTGTGGTGGTTCGCCTACGTCGCCCTCGTGCCCTGGCTGCTGCTGGCGCGGACCGCCCCGACGGGGAGGCGGGCTGCCGTCGACGGCTGGTGGGGCGGGTTCGGCTTCATGCTGGCCATGCACCACTGGCTGCTGCCGAACCTGCATGTGTTCACCTTCGTCATCGCCGCCCTGCTGGGCGCGCTGTGGGCGCCGTGGGGGTGGCTGGTGCGGCGGCTGCTCGGCGGGGTGCCGTCACGCGGCCGGGTGCTGGCCGCCCTGGCCGTGCTCCCGTCGGGCTGGCTGGCGGCCGAACTGGTCCGCTCGTGGCAGGGGCTCGGCGGCCCCTGGGGCGTGCTCGGGGCGAGCCAGTGGCAGGTGGCGGCCGCGCTGCGACTGGCGTCGGTCGGCGGTGTCTGGCTGCTGAGCTTCCTGGTGGTGGCCCTGAACGTCGCGGTGGCGGTGCTGGTGGCGGTCCGGCGGGCCCGGGTGCCGGCCGTGGCCGGGCTCGTCGCCGTGGCCGCCGTCACCTCCGCCGCCTGGGTGTTCGCGCCCCGGCCGGACACCGGCGGCCGGGCCCGGATCGCGCTGGTGCAGCCGGGGATCGTCGCCGGAGCGGACAGCGCCGACCGCCGCTTCGACCGCGAGGAACAGCTCACGCGCGAGCTGGCCGGCCAGGACGTCGGCCTGATCGTCTGGGGCGAGAGCAGCGTCGGCTTCGACCTCGGGGACCGGCCCGACCTGGCGCGGCGGCTCGCCGCGCTCTCCCGGGAGACGGGCGCCGAGATCCTGGTCAACGTGGACGCACGGCGCTCGGACAGGCCCGGCATCTACAAGAGCTCGGTGCTCGTCGGCCCGGACGGCCCGACCGGCGACCGGTACGACAAGATGCGGCTGGTCCCGTTCGGGGAGTATGTGCCGGCCCGGTCCCTGCTGGGCTGGGCGACGTCCGTCGGCAAGGCGGCCGGCGAGGACCGGCGTCGCGGCTCCGAGCAGGTGGTGATGGACGCGGGGAACGGACTGCGGATCGGCCCGATGGTGTGCTTCGAGTCCGCGTTCCCGGACATGAGCAGGCATCTCGCCGAGGACGGCGCGGACGTGCTGCTCGCGCAGTCCTCCACTTCGACGTTCCAGCACAGCTGGGCGCCCGGGCAGCACGCCTCGCTCGCCGCGCTGCGGGCCGCCGAGACCGGCCGCCCGATGGTGCACGCGACCCTGACGGGTGTCTCCGCCGTGTACGGGCCGGGCGGGGAACCCGTCGGCCCGCGGCTCGGCACCGACGCCAGTGCCGCGCGGACGTACGAGGTGCCGCTGGCGCACGGCACCACGCTCTACGTCCGTCTCGGCGACTGGTCGCTGTACGGGGCCCTCGTGATCCTCGCCGCCTGGGGTATCGCCGAGGCCGTGAACGTCAGGCGGAACGCTCGTGGACGGCTCGTACCACCCGCTCGCACAGCTCATGGGTCGCCAGCGCGTCCCGGGCACTGA
- a CDS encoding Gfo/Idh/MocA family protein — MKVGCIGLGDIAQKAYLPVLAHQPGVELHLQTRTPATLDRVADGLHLPPGQRHADLGALLGQDLDAAFVHAPTEAHPEIVTRLLEAGVPVYVDKPLAYELADAERLVALAEERGTGLAVGFNRRFAPGYAQCADHPRELILMQKNRVGLPEEPRRMILDDFIHVVDTLRFLVPGRIDDVTVRARTEGGLLHHVVLQLSGDGFTALGVMNRLSGSAEEILEVSGQDSKRQVVNLAEVIDHKGQPTVRRRGDWVPVPRQRGIEQAVLSFLDAVRAGTVLSARDALATHELCERVVRAVHERSA, encoded by the coding sequence GTGAAGGTCGGCTGCATCGGACTCGGTGACATCGCGCAGAAGGCCTACCTTCCCGTGCTCGCCCACCAGCCCGGGGTGGAGCTGCACCTGCAGACCCGCACCCCCGCGACGCTCGACCGGGTCGCCGACGGCCTCCACCTCCCGCCCGGGCAGCGCCACGCGGACCTCGGCGCCCTGCTCGGCCAGGACCTCGACGCGGCGTTCGTGCACGCGCCGACCGAGGCCCACCCGGAGATCGTGACCCGGCTCCTCGAAGCGGGCGTACCGGTCTATGTCGACAAGCCGCTCGCCTACGAACTCGCCGACGCCGAGCGGCTGGTGGCGCTCGCGGAGGAGCGCGGCACCGGTCTCGCCGTCGGCTTCAACCGGCGCTTCGCACCCGGCTATGCCCAGTGCGCCGACCACCCGCGCGAGCTGATCCTGATGCAGAAGAACCGCGTCGGGCTGCCGGAGGAACCGCGCAGGATGATCCTCGACGACTTCATCCACGTCGTCGACACCCTGCGCTTCCTGGTGCCGGGCCGGATCGACGACGTGACCGTGCGCGCCCGCACCGAGGGCGGGCTGCTGCACCACGTGGTGCTCCAGCTCTCCGGCGACGGCTTCACCGCCCTCGGCGTGATGAACCGGCTCAGCGGTTCGGCCGAGGAGATCCTGGAGGTCTCCGGACAGGACAGCAAGCGGCAGGTGGTCAACCTCGCCGAGGTGATCGACCACAAGGGCCAGCCGACCGTGCGCCGGCGCGGGGACTGGGTGCCGGTGCCGCGGCAGCGCGGCATCGAGCAGGCGGTGCTCTCCTTCCTGGACGCGGTCCGCGCGGGCACGGTGCTCAGTGCCCGGGACGCGCTGGCGACCCATGAGCTGTGCGAGCGGGTGGTACGAGCCGTCCACGAGCGTTCCGCCTGA
- a CDS encoding DinB family protein: protein MTTERDEPAVNADERTMLEGWLDYHRRTLAWKCEGLTDEQLRTASVPPSKLSLMGLVRHMAEVERIWFRRVLADEDAGPLYFSEADPDGEFHLTGADTWQDAYGAWQTEIGLARRNVAGLALDDLSRGRRHGGDRFSLRWIYTHMIEEYARHNGHADLLRECVDGSTGD, encoded by the coding sequence ATGACGACCGAGCGCGACGAACCCGCCGTCAACGCCGACGAGCGCACCATGCTGGAGGGGTGGCTCGACTACCACCGCCGCACCCTCGCCTGGAAGTGCGAGGGGCTGACCGACGAGCAACTGCGCACGGCGTCGGTGCCGCCCTCGAAGCTGTCCCTGATGGGTCTGGTGCGGCACATGGCCGAGGTGGAGCGGATCTGGTTCCGCCGGGTGCTCGCGGACGAGGACGCCGGCCCCCTCTACTTCAGCGAGGCCGACCCGGACGGCGAGTTCCACCTGACCGGGGCGGACACCTGGCAGGACGCGTACGGCGCCTGGCAGACCGAGATCGGTCTCGCCCGGCGCAACGTGGCCGGCCTCGCCCTGGACGACCTGTCCCGCGGCCGGAGGCACGGCGGCGACCGCTTCAGCCTGCGCTGGATCTACACCCACATGATCGAGGAGTACGCGCGCCACAACGGTCACGCCGATCTGCTGCGCGAGTGCGTGGACGGCTCCACCGGCGACTGA
- the ung gene encoding uracil-DNA glycosylase: MTDIAMLPESWRGVLGDELQQPYFKELTEFVEEERANGPVYPPREEVFAALDATPFDKVKVLVLGQDPYHGEGQGHGLCFSVRPGVRIPPSLRNIYKEMHAELGTPVPDNGYLMPWAEQGVLLLNAVLTVRAGEANSHKGRGWERFTDAVIRAVANRPDPAVFVLWGNYAQKKLPLIDETRHVVVKGAHPSPLSAKKFFGSRPFTQINEAVAAQGHEPIDWTVPDLG; the protein is encoded by the coding sequence GTGACCGACATCGCCATGCTGCCCGAGTCCTGGCGCGGGGTTCTGGGTGACGAGCTGCAGCAGCCCTACTTCAAGGAGCTGACCGAGTTCGTCGAGGAGGAGCGGGCGAACGGTCCCGTCTACCCGCCCCGCGAGGAGGTCTTCGCGGCGCTGGACGCCACGCCGTTCGACAAGGTGAAGGTCCTGGTCCTCGGCCAGGACCCCTACCACGGCGAGGGTCAGGGCCACGGCCTGTGCTTCTCCGTCCGGCCGGGTGTGCGGATCCCGCCGTCCCTGCGGAACATCTACAAGGAGATGCACGCCGAGCTGGGCACGCCGGTCCCGGACAACGGCTATCTGATGCCGTGGGCCGAGCAGGGCGTGCTGCTGCTCAACGCGGTGCTCACGGTGCGGGCCGGCGAGGCCAACTCGCACAAGGGCCGGGGCTGGGAGCGGTTCACCGACGCCGTGATCCGCGCGGTGGCGAACCGCCCCGACCCGGCGGTCTTCGTCCTGTGGGGCAACTACGCGCAGAAGAAGCTGCCGCTGATCGACGAGACCCGCCACGTGGTGGTGAAGGGGGCCCACCCCTCCCCGCTGTCGGCGAAGAAGTTCTTCGGCTCCCGTCCGTTCACCCAGATCAACGAGGCGGTGGCCGCGCAGGGCCACGAGCCGATCGACTGGACCGTTCCGGACCTGGGCTGA
- a CDS encoding ABC transporter substrate-binding protein codes for MFNRNRCLRRVAAIASISSLVAGCGLLSSDSSDDAGPIVVGTTSSPSTLDPAASWDSSWELFRNIYQTLLSYPVGATAPQPDAAKSCEFTDSSNQVFRCELRDDLTFSDGSTLDAKAVKHSIDRIRQINVNGGPAGLLGSLERVQAPSEREVVFYLNKPDATFPFVLATPAMSIVAPDAYPAGALREESGVVGSGPYTLRSYEEGKRAELTRNDRYKGFAERRNNAVTIRYFQDSGTMVKALRDDQVDLTYRGVAADDIIDLQGKASKEEEIQLIDGTGTDINYLVFNPKDPWAGKKEVRQAVAQVVDRAAIAHKVYKDTVEPLYSMVPKGLTGHTTGFFDDYGDPSVAKARQILTGAGITEPVPLTLWYTTDRYGSETALEFKELERQLEASKLFDITLKSRPWKTYVEGYQKGEYPVFGRGWSPDFPDADNFIAPFVGKQNALGTPYEATEITTKLLPSSRRESDRGNVVKQFEEAQQILVDDARLLPLWQGRQYVAASRDVSGAERALDPSTIMMVWELSRKTSW; via the coding sequence GTGTTCAACCGGAACCGATGCCTGCGGCGGGTGGCGGCCATCGCGTCCATATCGTCCTTGGTGGCCGGATGCGGCCTCCTGTCCTCGGACTCGTCGGACGACGCGGGACCCATCGTCGTGGGAACCACCAGCTCGCCCAGCACGCTGGACCCGGCGGCGTCCTGGGACAGTTCATGGGAGCTGTTCCGCAACATCTACCAGACACTGCTGAGTTACCCGGTCGGTGCGACCGCTCCGCAGCCGGACGCCGCCAAGAGCTGCGAGTTCACCGACAGTTCCAACCAGGTGTTCCGCTGCGAGCTGCGTGACGACCTGACGTTCTCGGACGGCAGCACGCTGGACGCCAAGGCGGTCAAGCACTCCATCGACCGCATCCGGCAGATCAACGTCAACGGCGGTCCGGCCGGTCTGCTGGGCAGTCTGGAACGGGTGCAGGCCCCCAGCGAGCGCGAGGTCGTCTTCTACCTCAACAAGCCGGACGCCACCTTCCCGTTCGTGCTCGCCACGCCCGCGATGTCGATCGTCGCCCCCGACGCCTACCCGGCCGGCGCCCTGCGCGAGGAGAGCGGCGTCGTCGGCTCCGGGCCGTACACGCTGCGGTCCTACGAGGAGGGCAAGCGCGCCGAACTCACCCGCAACGACCGGTACAAGGGCTTCGCCGAGCGCCGGAACAACGCGGTGACCATCCGCTACTTCCAGGACTCCGGCACGATGGTCAAGGCGCTGCGGGACGACCAGGTCGACCTGACCTACCGGGGTGTGGCGGCGGACGACATCATCGATCTCCAGGGCAAGGCCTCCAAGGAGGAGGAGATCCAGCTGATCGACGGCACCGGGACGGACATCAACTACCTGGTGTTCAACCCGAAGGACCCGTGGGCCGGCAAGAAGGAGGTGCGCCAGGCCGTCGCGCAGGTCGTCGACCGCGCGGCGATCGCGCACAAGGTCTACAAGGACACCGTCGAACCGCTGTACTCCATGGTCCCCAAGGGCCTGACGGGCCACACCACGGGCTTCTTCGACGACTACGGCGACCCGAGTGTCGCCAAGGCCCGGCAGATCCTCACCGGGGCGGGCATCACCGAGCCTGTCCCGCTGACCCTCTGGTACACCACGGACCGCTACGGATCCGAGACAGCGCTGGAGTTCAAGGAACTCGAGCGGCAGCTGGAGGCGTCGAAACTCTTCGACATCACGCTCAAGAGCCGCCCCTGGAAGACCTACGTGGAGGGCTACCAGAAGGGCGAGTACCCGGTGTTCGGGCGCGGCTGGTCGCCCGACTTCCCGGACGCGGACAACTTCATCGCCCCCTTCGTCGGCAAGCAGAACGCGCTCGGCACGCCCTACGAGGCGACCGAGATCACCACCAAGCTGCTGCCCAGCTCGCGCCGGGAGAGCGACCGCGGGAACGTGGTGAAGCAGTTCGAGGAGGCCCAGCAGATCCTCGTCGACGACGCGCGGCTGCTGCCGCTGTGGCAGGGCCGGCAGTACGTGGCGGCGAGCCGGGACGTCTCAGGCGCGGAGCGGGCGCTGGACCCGTCGACGATCATGATGGTGTGGGAGCTTTCCCGGAAGACCAGCTGGTAG
- a CDS encoding SDR family oxidoreductase, whose amino-acid sequence MTSVELSGKVALITGASRGIGYGVAEALVARGDRVCITGRNEDALKEAVERLGPDRAIHVAGKAHDEAHQAAAVERVMEAFGRVDHLINNAGTNPVFGPIADLDLNVARKVFETNVISALGFAQKTWHAWQKENGGAIVNIASVAGIAPSPFIAAYGVSKAALINLTQQLAHEFAPRVRVNAIAPAVVKTKFAQALYEGREEEAAAAYPLGRLGVPSDIGGAAAFLTSDQSDWVTGQTLVVDGGIFLNAGVA is encoded by the coding sequence ATGACTTCAGTGGAACTCTCGGGCAAGGTCGCCCTGATCACCGGCGCCAGCCGGGGCATCGGCTACGGCGTCGCGGAGGCACTGGTCGCGCGCGGCGACCGGGTCTGCATCACCGGCCGCAACGAGGACGCCCTCAAGGAGGCAGTCGAGCGGCTGGGCCCCGACCGGGCCATTCACGTCGCCGGCAAGGCGCACGACGAGGCCCATCAGGCGGCCGCCGTGGAGCGCGTGATGGAGGCGTTCGGACGCGTCGACCACCTGATCAACAACGCCGGCACCAACCCGGTGTTCGGGCCGATCGCCGACCTCGACCTGAACGTGGCGCGCAAGGTGTTCGAGACCAACGTGATCTCGGCGCTCGGTTTCGCGCAGAAGACCTGGCACGCCTGGCAGAAGGAGAACGGCGGCGCGATCGTCAACATCGCCTCCGTCGCGGGCATCGCGCCCTCGCCGTTCATCGCCGCCTACGGCGTCAGCAAGGCCGCGCTGATCAACCTGACCCAGCAACTGGCGCACGAGTTCGCGCCCCGGGTACGGGTGAACGCGATCGCCCCGGCCGTGGTGAAGACCAAGTTCGCGCAGGCGCTGTACGAGGGCCGGGAGGAGGAGGCCGCCGCGGCCTACCCGCTGGGCCGGCTCGGCGTGCCGTCCGACATCGGCGGCGCCGCCGCGTTCCTCACCTCGGACCAGTCGGACTGGGTCACCGGCCAGACGCTGGTGGTCGACGGCGGCATCTTCCTGAACGCCGGCGTCGCCTGA
- the fabG gene encoding 3-oxoacyl-ACP reductase FabG: protein MSTTEQRVAVVTGAARGIGAATAVRLAAEGRAVAVIDLDEAACKDTVEKITAAGGKAIAVGCDVSDEAQVEAAVARIAEELGAPTVLVNNAGVLRDNLLFKMSVSDWDTVMNVHLRGAFLMSKACQKHMVDAGFGRIVNLSSSSALGNRGQVNYSAAKAGLQGFTKTLAKELGKFGVTANAVAPGFIATEMTKATADRVGMGFGDFKAAAATQIPVARVGEPEDIANAIAFFTGDAAGFVSGQVLYVAGGPLD, encoded by the coding sequence ATGTCCACCACTGAGCAGCGGGTCGCGGTCGTCACCGGCGCCGCGCGCGGCATCGGCGCCGCCACCGCCGTACGACTGGCCGCCGAGGGCCGCGCGGTCGCCGTGATCGACCTCGACGAGGCCGCCTGCAAGGACACCGTCGAGAAGATCACCGCCGCCGGCGGCAAGGCGATCGCGGTCGGCTGCGACGTCTCCGACGAGGCGCAGGTGGAAGCGGCCGTCGCGCGGATCGCCGAGGAGCTCGGCGCGCCGACCGTCCTCGTCAACAACGCGGGCGTGCTGCGCGACAACCTGCTGTTCAAGATGAGCGTGTCCGACTGGGACACCGTCATGAACGTGCACCTGCGCGGGGCCTTCCTGATGTCCAAGGCCTGCCAGAAGCACATGGTGGACGCCGGGTTCGGCCGGATCGTGAACCTGTCCTCCTCCTCCGCGCTCGGCAACCGGGGTCAGGTCAACTACTCGGCGGCCAAGGCCGGTCTGCAGGGCTTCACCAAGACCCTCGCCAAGGAGCTCGGCAAGTTCGGGGTGACCGCCAACGCCGTCGCTCCCGGCTTCATCGCCACGGAGATGACCAAGGCCACCGCGGACCGCGTCGGCATGGGCTTCGGGGACTTCAAGGCCGCCGCCGCCACCCAGATCCCCGTCGCCCGGGTCGGCGAGCCCGAGGACATCGCCAACGCGATCGCCTTCTTCACCGGTGACGCGGCCGGCTTCGTCTCCGGCCAGGTGCTGTACGTCGCCGGCGGACCGCTCGACTAG
- a CDS encoding excalibur calcium-binding protein has translation MRRRTGAIGTLIALAAILPLADPAHAQDLDCGDFTYQEDAQAFFDTDPSDPHRLDEDPGPDDGVACEALPRRGLTSSTFRPAPSLSPSPATTAPTRSASPSSAVPTRTATAAPAPATPSATPTRTSAAPTPAASVAPTRGVRGGLGGSSESAPGGWDLGIGATFVSGAVLAAGCVLKRRRT, from the coding sequence GTGCGCCGTCGCACCGGTGCCATAGGCACGCTGATCGCGCTCGCCGCGATCCTGCCCCTGGCCGACCCCGCTCACGCCCAGGACCTGGACTGCGGCGACTTCACCTACCAGGAGGACGCGCAGGCCTTCTTCGACACGGACCCGAGCGATCCGCACCGGCTCGACGAGGATCCGGGGCCGGACGACGGAGTGGCCTGCGAGGCGCTCCCCCGGCGCGGTCTCACCTCCTCCACGTTCCGGCCCGCGCCCTCGCTCTCGCCCTCTCCCGCCACCACCGCGCCGACCCGTTCGGCGTCCCCGTCGTCCGCCGTGCCGACCCGGACCGCGACCGCCGCCCCGGCGCCGGCGACACCGTCCGCCACTCCCACCAGGACGTCCGCCGCCCCCACGCCGGCCGCCTCCGTCGCTCCGACCCGCGGGGTGCGGGGCGGACTGGGCGGCTCGTCGGAGTCCGCACCCGGTGGCTGGGACCTGGGCATCGGCGCCACGTTCGTGTCGGGCGCCGTCCTCGCGGCCGGATGCGTGCTGAAGCGCCGCCGGACCTGA
- a CDS encoding DUF3037 domain-containing protein, which yields MSVRHVFEYALLRVVPRVERGECVNAGVLVYCRPKSFVAARTHLDEARLMALDPAADLPGVRAALRAVEGVCAGGEAAGQAARDDAGRRFRWLIAPRSTIVQPGPVHTGLTADPAAEAERLLDLLVR from the coding sequence GTGAGCGTCCGTCACGTCTTCGAGTACGCCCTGCTGCGGGTCGTACCGCGCGTCGAACGCGGCGAGTGCGTCAACGCCGGGGTGCTCGTGTACTGCCGTCCCAAGTCCTTCGTGGCCGCCCGCACCCATCTCGACGAGGCACGGCTGATGGCCCTCGACCCGGCGGCCGACCTGCCCGGCGTACGGGCGGCGCTGCGCGCGGTCGAAGGCGTCTGCGCGGGCGGGGAGGCGGCCGGGCAGGCGGCGCGGGACGACGCCGGACGGCGCTTCCGCTGGCTGATCGCGCCCCGGTCCACCATCGTCCAGCCCGGCCCCGTGCACACCGGGCTCACCGCGGATCCGGCGGCGGAGGCGGAGCGCCTGCTCGACCTGCTCGTGCGCTGA
- a CDS encoding HipA family kinase, which translates to MLTEVTATRYITPLREGGSLPGLVEADDLGTYVLKFAGAGQGRKTLVAEVVCGELARRLGLRVPRLVTVELDPVLGLGEPQQEVQQLLKSSGGTNLGMEFLSGALGFDPLAFEVGPEEAGRIVWFDALVNNVDRSWRNPNMLRHGGELWLIDHGATMIWHHNWPGAAASAARPYDASDHALRTFAPDIASAAAALAPRVTEELLAEVTAEIPDVWLAGEPGFDTPDDLRAAYARPLAARAATVHQHIHGLEGDR; encoded by the coding sequence ATGCTGACCGAGGTCACCGCCACCCGCTACATCACGCCGCTGCGCGAGGGCGGTTCGCTGCCGGGACTGGTCGAGGCCGACGACCTCGGGACCTACGTCCTGAAGTTCGCCGGCGCCGGGCAGGGCCGCAAGACGCTGGTCGCCGAGGTGGTCTGCGGGGAGCTCGCCCGCCGGCTGGGGCTGAGGGTGCCGCGGCTGGTCACGGTCGAGCTCGACCCCGTGCTGGGGCTCGGTGAGCCCCAGCAGGAGGTGCAGCAGCTGCTGAAGTCCAGCGGCGGGACCAACCTCGGCATGGAATTCCTCTCCGGCGCCCTCGGCTTCGATCCGCTCGCCTTCGAGGTGGGGCCCGAGGAGGCCGGGCGGATCGTCTGGTTCGACGCGCTGGTCAACAACGTCGACCGCTCCTGGCGCAACCCCAACATGCTGCGTCACGGCGGCGAACTGTGGCTCATCGACCACGGCGCGACCATGATCTGGCACCACAACTGGCCCGGCGCCGCGGCCTCCGCCGCCCGCCCCTACGACGCCTCCGACCACGCGCTCAGGACCTTCGCGCCGGACATCGCCTCCGCCGCCGCCGCACTCGCGCCGCGGGTCACCGAGGAGCTGCTCGCCGAGGTCACCGCGGAGATCCCCGACGTCTGGCTGGCCGGGGAGCCGGGCTTCGACACCCCCGACGACCTGCGGGCGGCCTACGCCCGGCCGCTGGCCGCCCGCGCGGCCACCGTCCACCAGCACATCCACGGCCTCGAGGGGGACCGGTGA
- a CDS encoding MauE/DoxX family redox-associated membrane protein has protein sequence MPLVLAGLLGWTGSVKLFHRDTVRQAPRTALARMLRSSGRAALVLRAVGALELLLTAGLLALPASPVPGAATAVLGAGFLAYLGYGRALAPESSCGCSANEDTPITWRAFARAAVVLAGGATAAAAHGAWWSTLSARPGGSLLFLAVAAVVLTALSVDPDRWWLLPLRRLGLRVRGHPLFGTGRGDQVPVAASVELLERSLAWQTASPVVRSGLLDHWEEDGWRILLYSGVHATRKEARPVSVLFALDATAGRDSPGEPVVRVSCVDADSGEPVAQEVLNAVPVRRALPTVG, from the coding sequence ATGCCCCTGGTTCTCGCGGGCCTGCTGGGGTGGACCGGCTCGGTCAAGCTCTTCCACCGCGACACCGTGCGCCAGGCGCCCAGGACGGCGCTGGCCCGCATGCTGCGCAGCAGCGGGCGGGCGGCACTGGTGCTGCGCGCCGTCGGCGCGCTGGAACTCCTGCTCACCGCGGGGCTGCTGGCGCTCCCGGCGAGCCCCGTGCCGGGCGCGGCGACCGCCGTCCTCGGAGCCGGGTTCCTCGCCTACCTGGGCTACGGCCGGGCGCTGGCGCCAGAGTCCTCCTGCGGCTGCTCTGCGAACGAGGACACCCCGATCACCTGGCGCGCGTTCGCACGCGCCGCCGTGGTGCTCGCGGGCGGCGCGACCGCGGCGGCGGCGCACGGCGCCTGGTGGTCCACCCTCTCCGCACGGCCCGGCGGCTCGCTCCTGTTCCTGGCCGTCGCCGCCGTCGTCCTGACGGCACTGTCGGTCGATCCCGACCGGTGGTGGCTGCTGCCCCTGCGCCGGCTCGGGCTCCGCGTGCGGGGGCACCCGCTCTTCGGCACCGGGCGCGGGGACCAGGTGCCGGTCGCCGCCAGCGTGGAACTGCTGGAGCGCTCGCTCGCCTGGCAGACCGCCTCCCCGGTGGTCCGCTCGGGGCTGCTGGACCACTGGGAGGAGGACGGCTGGCGGATCCTCCTGTACTCGGGAGTGCACGCGACGCGGAAGGAGGCGCGACCGGTGTCCGTGCTCTTCGCCCTGGACGCCACCGCCGGCCGCGACAGCCCCGGTGAGCCCGTGGTCCGCGTGAGCTGCGTCGACGCGGACAGCGGGGAGCCCGTGGCGCAGGAGGTGCTGAACGCGGTGCCCGTCCGCCGGGCTCTGCCGACGGTCGGCTGA